TACCCGCGAACACCACACTGCTGGTCACCGCCGACCACGGCGGGCTGAACGTGCCGCCGCAGGCCCGCGTCGACCTGGACACCGACCCACGGCTGAGCGCGGGAATCCGGGTGGTCGCGGGGGAACCGCGGGTGCGCTACCTGCACACCGAACCGGGTGCCGCCGCCGATGTGCGCGCGGCTTGGAGCGAGGTGCTCGACGGCCGGGCTGTGGTCTACACCCGCGAACAGGCGGTCGCCAGCGGCATGTTCGGGCCGGTCGATCCGCGGCATCTGGCGCGAATCGGTGACATCGTCGTCATCTGCACCGGCGACACGGCGGTCCTGGCGACTGAGCACGAGCCCCCGGAAGCGGCCCGCCTCATTGGTTTTCACGGCGGTGCCGCGCCCGTCGAAATGGACATACCGCTCATCGTGTTCGAATAGCAGGCGACGTGCCGGTTAGGCACGACACAAGCTCGGCATCGCGGTCGCACAACGCGAATCACGGCACCCGTGCTCAATGTTTCGCTCGCCGGAACCCACAACGGACTCCGACCTTTCTCACAGCTTCGGTCAGCTGACGAGCAAGGTTCGTCGGCTACAGTCTGACCACTGTGAACGGGCACGGTGGCAAGAACTTTCGGCGGTGGCAGCCCGCCATCGCGATTGTGGCGGCATTGAGCCTGTTCCTCAGTCTCGTCGCGGGTGATGCGTTGCGATCCCAGTTTTCCGCGGCCTCCCTCCCCGAACCTGCGGCCTGGTTACACGCCACCCCGGGCACCGAGGGCCACGCCGCGCAGCACGCACCCGATGGCAACGCGGCGGCGCACGTGCAACATGCGTCGTGGGGAGCGTCTCCCCCGCACAAGAAGCCGTTCCACAGCACCTGGATGACACACAGCCGGCCGGATACCTGGCCGCGCATGCAAACCGCGCTACTGTGGCCGGCACTCCCTGTTTCCTTTGCTAACAACACTTTTCACCCAGGCGGGGGTGGTGTCGGCCCGCCCCAGACCCAGCATCGCGACCAGGACATTCTTGCCCTGAGCTGTATCGCTCGTCGCTGATCCCACGCCACCAGCCGGTCGGCACGTCCCTTTGCCCCACGCGGCGGGTGAGGCCGTGCCGGTCAGCACCAAGGCAGTGGTCGTTCTCAGCATCGATGCTTTGAAGGGAAATTCATGTTTTCGTGTCATTCCGCCAGCAAAAGAGCGAGGTAGCAGTGGAGTTCGCAACGCTGCCACCGGAGACCAATTCCGCACGCATGTACACCGGCCCCGGCGCGAGATCGTTGATGGACGCCGCGATCGCCTGGGAGGGACTGTCCGGCCGGCTGCGCCGGGCAGCAGCGCAATACCGCGCGGTGATGGTGCCGACCCACGCCGCGGCGGCCTACGCCCGTTGGCTACAGGTTCTTGCCGAGCATGCCGAACAGACCGCAGACCGGGCCAGGTCGGCCGCCTCGGCCTACGAGCTCGCCCTGGCCGCGACGGTGCATCCCTCGGCCGTCGCCGCCAACCGCAGCCTGCGAACATGGCTGGCGCAGACGAATCATCTGGCTCAAGCGAGCCCGGCGATCGCCGACGCCGAGGCCGACTACGACCAGATGTGGGCCCAGGACGCCGCCACCATGTATGCCTACGCCGCGTTCTCCGCCGAGGTGGTGACCGACGACCCCTTCCCGCCGCCGCCGGGGTCGGGTATCACACCGGACGACACACCAGGCAGCTGGGCGTTGACGTCCGCACCGGAGGTGGTCGCGACCGGCGGCCAGGTGCTTTCGGCGATCTGCGACACCCTGCATGCGCTGTCCACGTCGCCGCCAACCGCGTTCGAAACTTCCCTCGCACCAGTGACCGTGCCGCTGTCCAAGTTGGCTTCCGTGTGCGGCCATTCGGATTTCGCAATCAACCGCCTCAGTCATCTGAACAAGCACGCGACGCTGGACAACGCGGCAGCCTTGCTCACGCAGCTGCCGCAGCGCATACGGGTCGCGAATGCGGCGACGGGCCTGAGACGCGCGACGTCCGTCGGCATCCTGTCGGTGCCGCGCGCCTGGATGGCCAGGACGCCAGAAACGGCCACCGCGCAGTGGCCGAGTGCCGTCAACACCGAGATGTGCTACCGATTCGCGAGTTCGCGGCGTACGAGTTCGCGGCGTCGACAATCGCCGTGAACAGGCGCAAGTCGTCGAGGAACTGTTCGGGATGCCACTGTACGGCGACGGCGAAGTGGGCACCCGGTACCTCCAGGCCCTCAACGACACCGTCGGCGTCCTGGGCGCTGACGATCAAGCCGGCGCCGACCTTGTCGACGGCTTGGTGGTGGTAACACCACGCGTCGGCGGATTCGCCCAGCAGCGCGGCCAGCCGGGTGCCGGGGACCGTGCGGACCGGCAGCTTGGTGAACCGGCCGTAGCCTGCGTGGTGACCGCGGTGGCCGAGCACATCGGGCAGATGCTGGTGCAGCGTCCCGCCGAACGCGACATTGAGCAGCTGAGTGCCGCGGCAGATACCCAGGACCGGTAGGCCGCGATCCAGCGCGCCGCGCAACAGTGCGAGCTCGAACGTGTCGCGCACGGTGCGCGGTGCGTCGGTCTTGGGATGCGGCTGCTGGCCGTAGGTCGCGGGGTCCAGGTCGTAGCCGCCCGTGATCACCAGCCCGTCCAGGCTGTCGAGCAGGCTCTCGACGATGTCGTCATCCACCGGTTGGGGCGGCAGCAGCACCGCGACGCCACCGGACTTGATCACGCCCTCGAAATAGTTCGCGCCCAGATATCCGGCTGGGATGTCCCAGCCGTCGGACTGAATCTGCTCCAGATAACTGGTCAGACCGATGACGGGCCGACCGATCCCCGACGCGTTCACGCCGCACGCATCCTTTCCTTGACCGCGCGACCACGTTGTCGCCCAACGCTCGTCGCGATTGCGCCGCGACCGTTGATGTTGGTTGACCCGGTTGTCACCAGGTGCTGGTACGCAAGACTATTTCGGCTGCCAGCTGCGCGGTCGACTCCTGCGGGTTGCGCCGCCCGAGCAGGTCCACCGTGCGGTAGTCCGCATACACGAACCGCTGGCTGTTGCTGGCCACGTCGCGTCCATTCGCGCTGCTGACCAGCACGGTGGTGCCGATCTCCACGGGTGGGCAGTGATCGTCGCGGACCTCGCCGTGAATGTCGGCCACTCGCGGATGTCCGCGATCGATGACCACCAGCCCGACGAACCGGCCCAACTTGGTCGCTGCCAGCTCCCAGGCGAGGTCGCCGCCCGCCCGGTCACCCACCACCACCGCCCAGCCGATGCCGAGGCCGTCGAGAATGCCGATCACAGATTTGGGGGTCAGCCGGGGGTCGAGGCCGATGACGACGGTGCGAATGGACGCGGTGTGCAGCCGCTCGCACACCGCGTCGTATGCCGATAGCTCCCGCCGCTCGTCTCCGAGAATGACGACGACGACGCCGTTCTCGGGACCGGACACGCCGACGGGGACGGGAAACCCGTCGAGCGTGGTCATCATCGAGGGCACTTACGCACGCTACAGCCAATACTGAGACCGCGCGAGGTCTCCTGGCTCTTTACCGCCGAAGCGGTCAGGGCCGCAGCCGGCTCGCGATACACGGTCGCGGGGGCGGCGGCCCGTCGAGCAGCCCGAGCACGCCGTCGAGGTCGAGGTGAGCCGCCAGCAGCTCGGCCACCAGATCCAGCTGAGCGTCCCGTCGCGCCGCGACGTCGATGTCCTCGGCCACAACGAATCCCGGCCGTCCGGCCGCCGCGGCGACGACGCCGAGCCAGCCGCGGCGGAAGGCGTCGTTGTCCAGCAGGCCATGCCAGTGCGTGCCGAAGACCGCGTCCCGCTCGATGCCGTGCGGTTGGCCCTCAACCGCGAACCAGGCCGCCTCGTCGCAGCGGATCAGCCGACCGTGGTGGATCTCGTATCCGCTCAGCGGCTGCTGCCAGCGCCGCACGGTTTTCTGCTCGGAAAACGCGACGTCGGCGTCCAGCAGCCCCAGGCCATCCACTTCCCCGCACCTGGATTCCACCGTGTCCTCGATGCGCCGGCACAGCATCTGCAAGCCTCCGCAAATCCCGAGCACCGGCTTGCCCGCCCGGGCGTGGTCGGCGATCGCATTGGCCAGGCCGCGCTCGCGCAACCAGTGCAGATCGGCGACGGTCGCCTTGCTGCCCGGGAGCACGACCAGGTCGCTGTCATGCAGGTCGGCCGGGTCGGTGATCCAGCGCACCAGCACGCCCGGCTCGCATGCCAGCGCCTCGATGTCGGTTGAGTTGGAGATTCGCGGTAGCCGGATGGCGGCCACCGTGAGCCACTCGCTGCCCCGCGGCGGCGCCGGCCGTCCCACCACGCGGTGGGCGACCACCGACAGCGAGTCCTCGGCGTCCAACCACAGGTCGTCGGCATAGGGCAGCACCCCGTAGGTGGGTCGGCCGGTCAAATCGGCGAGCTGCCGCAGGCCCGGCTCCAGCAGCGCGGGGTCGCCGCGGAACTTGTTGACGACAAAACCCGCGATCAGCGCCTGGTCGTCGGGTTCGAGCACCGCGACCGTCCCGAACAGGTGGGCCAACAGGCCGCCGCGATCGATGTCGCCCACCAGGATCACCGGCAGGTTTGCCGGCCTGGCCAGACCCATGTTGGCTAGATCGGTTGCCCGCAGGTTGATTTCGGCCGGAGAGCCGGCCCCTTCACAGATCACCACGTCGAATTCTGTACGCAGCGCCGCTAAATCGTCCGCGACGATATTGGCCAGCCGATCACGATGCTCGAAATAGCTTGTCGCGCTCACGGAATTGGCGACGCGCCCCCGGACGACCAGCTGCGAGGTGCGGTCACTGCCGGGTTTGAGCAGGATCGGGTTGAACCGGATACTGGGCTCGAGGCCCGCCGCCCTGGCCTGAATTGCCTGAGCCCGGCCGATTTCGCCACCCTCGACGGTGACCGCGGAATTGTTCGACATGTTCTGCGCTTTGAACGGCGCTACCCGAATACCCTTGTGCGCCAACAACCGACATAGCCCCGCGACCACCATGGATTTGCCGGCGTCGGAGCTGGTGCCCGCGACCAGCAGCGCCCCGGTCAACGGTTCACTTAGATGGAGGTGAGGATCTCGACGCCGGTGTCGGTGACCAGCAGGGTGTGCTCGAACTGGGCGGTCCACTTGCGATCCTTGGTGACCACCGTCCAGCCGTCGTCCCAGATTTCGTAGTCCAGGCCGCCGAGGTTGATCATCGGCTCGATGGTGAACGTCATGCCGGGCTGAATCTCGGTGGTGACCGACGGCTGGTCGTAGTGCAGCACCACCAGCCCGTTGTGGAACGTGGTGCCGATGCCGTGGCCGGTGAAATCACGAACTACGTTGTACCCGAACCGGTTTGCGTATGCCTCGATGACGCGGCCGACGACCGACAGGGCGCGGCCGGGTTTGACGGCGTTGATCGCCCGCATGGTGGCTTCGCGGGTGCGCTCCACCAGCAGGCGATGTTCTTCGGAGACGTCGCCGGCCAAGAAGGTCGCGTTGGTGTCGCCGTGCACCCCGTCGATGTAGGCGGTGACGTCGATGTTGACGATGTCGCCGTTCTCGATCACCGTCGAGTCGGGGATACCGTGGCAGATGACCTCGTTCAGCGATGTGCAGCAGGACTTCGGATACCCCTTGTAGCCCAGCGTCGACGGGTAGGCGCCGTGATCGATCATGTACTCGTGCGCGATCCGGTCGAGCTCGTCGGTGGTCACGCCCGGCGCGACCGCCTTGCCCGCCTCGTGCAACGCACCGGCCGCGATCCGGCCGGCAATGCGCATCTTCTCGATGACCTCCGGCGTCTGCACCCACGGCTCGGTGCCTTCCTTGGCAGTCGGCTTGCCGACATACTCCGGACGTGGGATGCGGCTGGGCACCGGCAGAGTCGGCGACACCACCCCGGGCGATAGCGCGGTGCGAACAGGCATGGCGCCAGCTTAATCGCCGCAGCTCGGCCCTGAACACGCTCGGGCCGGCGACCCAGCCAAGCCGGACCGGATCAGGCGCCGCGGCGGGGCAGAATCGAGCGCCGCGGGCCCCGGATGGTCACCGAGCCGCAGATCACCCGCCCAGTCAGCACGACGTGCGGCCTGCCTTCGCCGGGCGCATCCTTGCGGCGATCGCGGGCGCTGCCGCCATACACCTCGACGTCGTCGATCGAGGCACTGGCGCCGTCGGGCAGCCAGATGTCGACCGAACCGAAGCGCACGTCGAGTTCCACCACCACCACCGGCCC
This Mycobacterium simiae DNA region includes the following protein-coding sequences:
- the map gene encoding type I methionyl aminopeptidase, translating into MPVRTALSPGVVSPTLPVPSRIPRPEYVGKPTAKEGTEPWVQTPEVIEKMRIAGRIAAGALHEAGKAVAPGVTTDELDRIAHEYMIDHGAYPSTLGYKGYPKSCCTSLNEVICHGIPDSTVIENGDIVNIDVTAYIDGVHGDTNATFLAGDVSEEHRLLVERTREATMRAINAVKPGRALSVVGRVIEAYANRFGYNVVRDFTGHGIGTTFHNGLVVLHYDQPSVTTEIQPGMTFTIEPMINLGGLDYEIWDDGWTVVTKDRKWTAQFEHTLLVTDTGVEILTSI
- a CDS encoding alpha/beta hydrolase; protein product: MMTTLDGFPVPVGVSGPENGVVVVILGDERRELSAYDAVCERLHTASIRTVVIGLDPRLTPKSVIGILDGLGIGWAVVVGDRAGGDLAWELAATKLGRFVGLVVIDRGHPRVADIHGEVRDDHCPPVEIGTTVLVSSANGRDVASNSQRFVYADYRTVDLLGRRNPQESTAQLAAEIVLRTSTW
- a CDS encoding PPE family protein, with product MEFATLPPETNSARMYTGPGARSLMDAAIAWEGLSGRLRRAAAQYRAVMVPTHAAAAYARWLQVLAEHAEQTADRARSAASAYELALAATVHPSAVAANRSLRTWLAQTNHLAQASPAIADAEADYDQMWAQDAATMYAYAAFSAEVVTDDPFPPPPGSGITPDDTPGSWALTSAPEVVATGGQVLSAICDTLHALSTSPPTAFETSLAPVTVPLSKLASVCGHSDFAINRLSHLNKHATLDNAAALLTQLPQRIRVANAATGLRRATSVGILSVPRAWMARTPETATAQWPSAVNTEMCYRFASSRRTSSRRRQSP
- a CDS encoding cobyric acid synthase; its protein translation is MTGALLVAGTSSDAGKSMVVAGLCRLLAHKGIRVAPFKAQNMSNNSAVTVEGGEIGRAQAIQARAAGLEPSIRFNPILLKPGSDRTSQLVVRGRVANSVSATSYFEHRDRLANIVADDLAALRTEFDVVICEGAGSPAEINLRATDLANMGLARPANLPVILVGDIDRGGLLAHLFGTVAVLEPDDQALIAGFVVNKFRGDPALLEPGLRQLADLTGRPTYGVLPYADDLWLDAEDSLSVVAHRVVGRPAPPRGSEWLTVAAIRLPRISNSTDIEALACEPGVLVRWITDPADLHDSDLVVLPGSKATVADLHWLRERGLANAIADHARAGKPVLGICGGLQMLCRRIEDTVESRCGEVDGLGLLDADVAFSEQKTVRRWQQPLSGYEIHHGRLIRCDEAAWFAVEGQPHGIERDAVFGTHWHGLLDNDAFRRGWLGVVAAAAGRPGFVVAEDIDVAARRDAQLDLVAELLAAHLDLDGVLGLLDGPPPPRPCIASRLRP
- a CDS encoding gamma-glutamyl-gamma-aminobutyrate hydrolase family protein encodes the protein MNASGIGRPVIGLTSYLEQIQSDGWDIPAGYLGANYFEGVIKSGGVAVLLPPQPVDDDIVESLLDSLDGLVITGGYDLDPATYGQQPHPKTDAPRTVRDTFELALLRGALDRGLPVLGICRGTQLLNVAFGGTLHQHLPDVLGHRGHHAGYGRFTKLPVRTVPGTRLAALLGESADAWCYHHQAVDKVGAGLIVSAQDADGVVEGLEVPGAHFAVAVQWHPEQFLDDLRLFTAIVDAANSYAANSRIGSTSRC